A genome region from Streptomyces xanthophaeus includes the following:
- a CDS encoding S9 family peptidase, whose translation MDDFLRLSASTARFTYGAPRAFSFGDGGRLLWFLRSTGPTDAFDSLWVLDTTTGAETRLADPRELCPEPGPLLVAERRLRERTRLVAAGIGSYALSGDGLHAVFALYGRLFEVTAGGAGTPKEIPAAGPALDPRPNADGSRTAYVADDVLYVAPGGRISPDDGARWGLAEFAAAEELGRHRGHWWSPDGVTLLAARVDESALQRRWFADPAHPELPAEDFAYPEAGGPNADVQLWVLGDGGTRIRLDWDADAYPYVSDAGWESATEILLTVQDRLQQNVLLLSADPATGRTRELSRTTHPQWVDPLVPGTPARLADGRMLTSADTPGGAARALAVDGELLTGEGIQIRAVAGVHEGLLLIEAGLRDPSEQQVLLLDPATGELTPVADGPGVHTVAASAGTLLLTCADADGVRRTVRTPDGREFTPADLSEPLPYRVDAVLERVTERGIPTALVLPRDHVPGRRLPVLVDGYGGPGMQDVTADQRRRQHRQWWADQGFAVVTIDNRGTPYVSPAYTHAMYRGFSEVTLDDQVAALQALAARHGDLDLGRVGVRGWSYGGYLAAMAVLRRPDVFHAAAAGAAPTDFRHYDTAYTERYLGLPQEQPEVYERDSLIPDAPELSRPLLLITGLADDNVHPSHTLRLSQALTDAGRPHQLLALPGVTHMTPGGTREKLMALELEFFRRELA comes from the coding sequence ATGGATGACTTCCTCAGGCTCTCCGCGAGCACGGCCCGCTTCACCTACGGCGCCCCGCGCGCCTTCTCCTTCGGGGACGGCGGCCGACTGCTCTGGTTCCTCCGGTCGACGGGCCCCACCGACGCCTTCGACTCGCTCTGGGTGCTCGACACCACCACCGGCGCCGAGACCCGGCTCGCCGATCCCCGTGAACTGTGCCCCGAGCCCGGCCCGCTCCTCGTGGCCGAGCGCCGACTGCGCGAACGGACCCGGCTCGTCGCCGCCGGCATCGGCTCGTACGCCCTCTCCGGCGACGGCCTGCACGCCGTCTTCGCGCTGTACGGGCGGCTCTTCGAGGTCACCGCGGGCGGAGCCGGAACACCCAAGGAGATCCCGGCCGCCGGACCCGCGCTGGACCCGCGGCCGAACGCCGACGGCTCGCGCACCGCGTACGTCGCCGACGACGTCCTGTACGTCGCCCCGGGCGGCCGGATCAGCCCGGACGACGGCGCCCGCTGGGGCCTCGCCGAATTCGCCGCCGCCGAGGAGCTGGGCCGCCACCGGGGCCACTGGTGGTCCCCGGACGGGGTCACCCTGCTGGCCGCCCGCGTCGACGAATCCGCCCTCCAGCGCCGCTGGTTCGCCGACCCGGCGCACCCGGAGCTGCCGGCCGAGGACTTCGCCTACCCCGAGGCCGGCGGGCCCAACGCCGACGTCCAGCTGTGGGTGCTCGGCGACGGCGGGACCCGGATACGGCTCGACTGGGACGCCGACGCCTACCCGTACGTCTCCGACGCGGGCTGGGAGTCCGCCACCGAAATCCTGCTGACCGTCCAGGACCGGCTCCAGCAGAACGTACTGCTGCTCTCCGCCGACCCGGCCACCGGCCGCACCCGGGAGCTGTCCCGCACCACGCACCCGCAGTGGGTGGACCCCCTGGTCCCCGGCACCCCGGCCCGCCTCGCCGACGGGCGGATGCTGACCTCCGCCGACACCCCCGGCGGCGCCGCCCGCGCCCTCGCGGTGGACGGCGAACTGCTCACCGGGGAGGGGATCCAGATCCGCGCGGTGGCCGGCGTCCACGAGGGTCTGCTGCTGATCGAGGCGGGCCTGCGCGACCCGTCCGAGCAGCAGGTGCTGCTGCTGGACCCGGCCACCGGGGAGCTGACCCCGGTCGCCGACGGGCCCGGCGTGCACACCGTGGCCGCGTCCGCCGGGACCCTGCTGCTGACCTGCGCCGACGCCGACGGGGTACGGCGCACCGTACGCACTCCCGACGGGCGGGAGTTCACCCCCGCCGACCTGTCCGAGCCGCTGCCCTACCGGGTGGACGCGGTCCTGGAGCGGGTCACCGAGCGCGGCATCCCCACCGCCCTCGTACTGCCCCGCGACCACGTTCCCGGCCGGCGGCTGCCCGTCCTGGTCGACGGCTACGGCGGCCCCGGCATGCAGGACGTCACCGCCGACCAGCGCCGCCGCCAGCACCGCCAGTGGTGGGCCGACCAGGGCTTCGCGGTGGTCACCATCGACAACCGCGGCACCCCGTACGTCTCCCCCGCCTACACGCACGCCATGTACCGCGGCTTCTCCGAGGTCACCCTCGACGACCAGGTCGCGGCGCTCCAGGCGCTCGCCGCCCGCCACGGCGACCTCGACCTCGGCCGGGTCGGGGTGCGCGGCTGGTCGTACGGCGGCTACCTCGCGGCCATGGCGGTGCTGCGCCGCCCGGACGTCTTCCACGCGGCGGCCGCCGGGGCCGCGCCGACCGACTTCCGGCACTACGACACGGCGTACACCGAGCGGTACCTGGGCCTCCCGCAGGAGCAGCCCGAGGTGTACGAGCGGGACTCGCTCATCCCGGACGCCCCGGAACTGTCCCGCCCCCTGCTGCTGATCACGGGCCTGGCCGACGACAACGTCCACCCGTCCCACACCCTGCGCCTCTCCCAGGCGCTGACGGACGCGGGCCGCCCGCACCAGCTGCTGGCCCTCCCCGGCGTCACCCACATGACCCCGGGCGGCACCCGGGAGAAGCTGATGGCGCTGGAGCTGGAGTTCTTCCGCCGCGAACTGGCCTGA
- a CDS encoding ABC transporter ATP-binding protein: protein MTDTATPLLSVQDLTMTFPGRRSVTGRRGAPVRAVDGVSFDLAAGQTLGLVGESGCGKSTTGRMLVRLLEPTSGRVAFEGKDISRLSPSAMRPLRKHIQMVFQDPHSSLNPRQTVARIIADPLLVQGWSAGDARRRAAELMELVGLIPEHIDRYPHEFSGGQAQRIGIARSLSTSPRLIVADEPVSALDVSVQAQIVNLMERLRAELGLAYVFIAHDLSVVKRVSDRVAVMYLGRIVEIGDKKSLYEDPQHPYTRALLSAVPLPDPAAERRRERIVLLGDPPSPAAPPPGCTFHPRCPKAQQICRTDRPPLRPAAAREVACHFPGD from the coding sequence ATGACCGACACCGCCACACCGCTGCTGTCCGTACAGGACCTCACCATGACCTTCCCCGGCCGGCGATCCGTGACCGGGCGCCGGGGGGCGCCCGTGCGCGCCGTCGACGGGGTCTCCTTCGACCTGGCGGCCGGCCAGACCCTGGGCCTGGTCGGGGAGTCGGGCTGCGGGAAGTCCACCACCGGCCGGATGCTGGTGCGGCTGCTGGAGCCCACCTCGGGCCGGGTCGCCTTCGAGGGCAAGGACATCAGCCGCCTCTCCCCGTCCGCCATGCGCCCGCTGCGCAAGCACATCCAGATGGTCTTCCAGGACCCGCACTCCTCCCTCAACCCCCGCCAGACCGTGGCCCGGATCATCGCGGACCCGCTGCTGGTGCAGGGCTGGAGCGCCGGGGACGCCCGCCGCCGCGCCGCCGAGCTGATGGAGCTCGTCGGCCTGATCCCCGAGCACATCGACCGCTATCCGCACGAGTTCTCCGGCGGCCAGGCCCAGCGCATCGGCATCGCCCGCTCGCTGTCCACCAGCCCCCGGCTGATCGTCGCCGACGAGCCGGTCTCCGCGCTGGACGTCTCCGTCCAGGCCCAGATCGTCAATCTGATGGAACGGCTGCGCGCGGAGCTCGGCCTCGCCTACGTGTTCATCGCGCACGACCTGTCGGTGGTCAAACGGGTCAGCGACCGGGTCGCCGTCATGTACCTCGGCAGGATCGTCGAGATCGGGGACAAGAAGTCCCTCTACGAGGACCCGCAGCACCCGTACACCCGGGCGCTGCTGTCCGCCGTGCCGCTGCCCGACCCGGCGGCGGAACGGCGGCGGGAGCGGATCGTGCTGCTCGGCGACCCGCCGAGCCCGGCCGCTCCACCCCCGGGCTGCACCTTCCACCCGCGCTGCCCCAAGGCGCAGCAGATCTGCCGCACCGACCGCCCGCCGCTGCGGCCCGCCGCCGCCCGCGAGGTGGCCTGCCACTTCCCTGGTGACTGA
- a CDS encoding ABC transporter ATP-binding protein, whose amino-acid sequence MAAAAPLLEVRDLHVTFTTGRGTVRAVDSVGFTVEAGRTLGIVGESGSGKSVTSLAVMGLHRGPVEVGGSVALAGRELTGLPERELSKVRGRRMAMIFQDPLSSLHPYYTVGEQIAEHFRVHFKAGRAAARRRAVDMLGEVGIPEPARRAGEYPHQFSGGMRQRAMIAMALACEPDLLIADEPTTALDVTVQAQILELIARLQQERGLGVVMITHDLGVVARVAHEVLVMYGGRAAEQAPADELFADPAHPYTRGLLDSLPRLDTAADVPLPFIPGSPPSLLAPAPGCAFAPRCPVAAAGPDDRRARCTGVRPEPAAFGDGPARTVACHFAGERTAQEAAR is encoded by the coding sequence ATGGCCGCGGCCGCTCCGCTTCTCGAAGTACGCGACCTGCACGTCACCTTCACCACCGGGCGCGGGACCGTACGGGCCGTCGACTCGGTCGGCTTCACCGTCGAGGCCGGACGCACCCTCGGCATCGTCGGCGAGTCCGGCTCCGGCAAGTCCGTCACGTCGCTCGCCGTCATGGGCCTGCACCGGGGCCCGGTCGAGGTCGGCGGATCCGTGGCGCTGGCCGGACGGGAGCTGACCGGGCTGCCGGAAAGGGAACTGTCCAAGGTCCGGGGCCGCCGGATGGCCATGATCTTCCAGGACCCGCTCTCCAGCCTGCACCCCTACTACACGGTCGGCGAGCAGATCGCCGAGCACTTCCGCGTGCACTTCAAGGCCGGCCGCGCCGCCGCCCGCAGACGCGCCGTCGACATGCTCGGCGAGGTCGGGATCCCGGAACCGGCCCGCCGGGCCGGAGAGTACCCGCACCAGTTCTCCGGAGGCATGCGCCAGCGCGCCATGATCGCCATGGCCCTGGCCTGCGAGCCCGACCTGCTGATCGCCGACGAGCCGACCACCGCCCTGGACGTCACCGTGCAGGCGCAGATCCTGGAACTGATCGCCCGCCTGCAGCAGGAACGCGGACTCGGCGTCGTCATGATCACCCACGATCTCGGCGTCGTCGCCCGCGTCGCCCACGAGGTGCTCGTCATGTACGGCGGCCGGGCCGCCGAACAGGCCCCGGCGGACGAGCTGTTCGCCGATCCCGCCCACCCCTACACCCGGGGCCTGCTCGACTCGCTGCCCCGCCTCGACACCGCCGCCGACGTCCCCCTGCCCTTCATCCCCGGCTCCCCGCCCTCCCTGCTCGCACCCGCCCCCGGCTGCGCCTTCGCCCCGCGCTGCCCCGTGGCCGCCGCCGGCCCGGACGACCGCAGGGCGCGCTGCACCGGCGTACGCCCGGAACCGGCGGCGTTCGGGGACGGCCCCGCGCGGACCGTGGCCTGTCACTTCGCCGGGGAACGCACCGCCCAGGAGGCGGCCCGATGA
- a CDS encoding ABC transporter permease: protein MILYLGRRLLALAGVLLAIAAVTFLIFYVLPADPAAAACGKTCSAERLADVRTYLGLDQPLWRQFTDFLTGIFTGRTLGTGQYAVACDFPCLGYSYENSLPVWDLLMDRLPVSASLAVGAAALWLLLGLGAGVTAALRKDTATDKALMVGAVAAASLPVYFTSVMLIYGIIRVAGLLPYPTYQAFTDDPLAWASNLALPWIALALLYAAMYARQSRGSMIEAMAEPYIRTARAKGMPERTVVVKHGLRSGMTPILTIFGMDLGGLLAGAVITESIFGLPGIGRLFYGALVNSDQPVVLGVTLLAAFFIVVANLVVDLLYAVIDPRVRY, encoded by the coding sequence TTGATCCTCTACCTCGGCCGCCGGCTGCTCGCCCTCGCCGGCGTGCTCCTCGCCATCGCCGCCGTCACCTTCCTCATCTTCTACGTCCTGCCCGCCGACCCGGCCGCGGCCGCCTGCGGCAAGACCTGCAGCGCCGAACGCCTGGCCGACGTACGCACGTACCTGGGCCTCGACCAGCCCCTGTGGCGGCAGTTCACCGACTTCCTCACCGGCATCTTCACCGGCCGCACCCTGGGCACCGGCCAGTACGCCGTCGCGTGCGACTTCCCCTGCCTCGGCTACAGCTACGAGAACTCGCTGCCCGTGTGGGACCTGCTGATGGACCGGCTCCCGGTCTCCGCCTCCCTCGCCGTCGGCGCCGCCGCGCTGTGGCTGCTCCTCGGCCTCGGCGCCGGGGTCACCGCCGCCCTGCGCAAGGACACCGCCACCGACAAGGCCCTGATGGTCGGCGCCGTCGCCGCCGCCTCCCTGCCCGTGTACTTCACCTCCGTGATGCTCATCTACGGCATCATCCGCGTCGCCGGCCTCCTGCCCTACCCCACCTACCAGGCCTTCACCGACGACCCGCTCGCCTGGGCCTCGAACCTGGCCCTGCCCTGGATCGCGCTCGCCCTGCTCTACGCCGCCATGTACGCGCGCCAGAGCCGCGGCTCGATGATCGAGGCGATGGCCGAGCCGTACATCCGCACCGCCCGCGCCAAGGGCATGCCCGAGCGCACCGTCGTCGTCAAACACGGGCTGCGCTCCGGCATGACCCCGATCCTCACCATCTTCGGCATGGACCTCGGCGGACTGCTCGCCGGAGCCGTCATCACCGAGTCCATCTTCGGACTCCCCGGCATCGGGCGGCTGTTCTACGGTGCCCTCGTCAACTCCGACCAGCCCGTGGTCCTCGGCGTCACCCTCCTCGCCGCCTTCTTCATCGTCGTCGCCAACCTCGTCGTCGACCTCCTGTACGCCGTCATCGACCCGAGGGTGAGGTACTGA
- a CDS encoding ABC transporter permease yields MTTTAPVPAPDAATVLPAAAPGSSPWQLARQELCRRPAVRISLCVVLLFVLMAVTAPWLGALGGWSPNEFDKTAIDPYLGGQPLGSLGGISPEHWLGVEPVTGRDLFARVINGAQVSLLIAFAATAIVVVAGTAAGIAAGYFGGRTDTVLSRLMDLTMSFPSLIFMIAMLSVAKDVNRIVLMTTVIGVFGWPGVARVVRGQTLSLKHREYVDAARVGGSGPWRILTRDILPGVSGPVIAYTTLLIPGMISTEAALSYLGVGVRPPTPSWGQMIAESVAYYETDPMYFVIPSVFLFLAVLAFTLLGDALRDILDPRGGRS; encoded by the coding sequence ATGACCACCACCGCACCGGTCCCGGCCCCCGACGCCGCCACGGTGCTGCCCGCGGCGGCGCCCGGCAGCAGCCCCTGGCAGCTCGCCCGGCAGGAACTGTGCCGCCGCCCCGCCGTCCGCATCAGCCTCTGCGTCGTCCTCCTCTTCGTCCTCATGGCCGTGACCGCCCCCTGGCTGGGCGCCCTCGGCGGCTGGTCCCCGAACGAGTTCGACAAGACCGCCATCGACCCCTACCTCGGGGGACAGCCCCTCGGCAGCCTCGGCGGGATCAGCCCCGAGCACTGGCTCGGAGTCGAGCCCGTCACCGGCCGCGACCTGTTCGCCCGCGTGATCAACGGCGCCCAGGTCTCCCTCCTGATCGCCTTCGCCGCCACTGCCATCGTGGTGGTCGCCGGCACCGCCGCCGGGATCGCCGCCGGCTACTTCGGCGGCCGCACCGACACGGTCCTGTCCCGGCTCATGGACCTGACCATGTCCTTCCCCTCGCTGATCTTCATGATCGCGATGCTGTCCGTGGCCAAGGACGTCAACCGGATCGTCCTGATGACCACGGTCATCGGGGTCTTCGGCTGGCCCGGCGTCGCCCGCGTCGTCCGCGGCCAGACCCTCTCCCTCAAACACCGCGAGTACGTCGACGCCGCCCGCGTCGGCGGCTCCGGCCCCTGGCGGATCCTGACCCGCGACATCCTCCCGGGCGTCTCGGGCCCGGTCATCGCCTACACCACCCTGCTGATCCCCGGAATGATCAGCACCGAAGCCGCCCTCAGCTACCTCGGCGTCGGCGTCCGCCCGCCCACCCCCTCCTGGGGCCAGATGATCGCCGAGTCCGTGGCCTACTACGAGACCGACCCCATGTACTTCGTCATCCCCAGCGTCTTCCTCTTCCTCGCCGTGCTCGCCTTCACCCTGCTCGGCGACGCCCTGCGCGACATCCTCGACCCGAGGGGCGGCCGCAGTTGA
- a CDS encoding ABC transporter substrate-binding protein — MTKRTQLALATALVAALALGASGCSDTKKGKDGAASGVNPAAANDGKILGGTPVKGGTLTVLSNQDFAHLDPARNWTMPTMDFGTRLLYRTLVTFKAEPGKAGSELVPDLATDLGTPSDGGRTWTFTLKEGVKYEDGTPVKAQDIKYNVERSFSPDLTGGPDYAAQYLAGTEGYKGPLQGQHLDSVKTPDDRTIVFELKRPVAEFSATATLPTFAPVPPSQEKGTQYDARPFSSGPYKIESYDRDKKLVLVRNEHWDPGTDTVRKAYPDRFVVVMGLKGGQIDDRIIAGEGADASTVQYADMRPESAPKVLPKAEIKARLLAESQGCTEMLHLNNSRAPFDDPKVREAMQYAVDKEAVITAGGGPALNEIATAYLPPALSGGKQADVLKIAPAGDPAKAKELLKAAGKETLKVSLAVSTGDKGKAEAIQQGLSRAGVEVVIDTVDPGAYYDVIGDLSTTPDMTLTGWCPDYPSGSTWIPFVFDGRTIKEKGNQGNYSQFRDEATMKRIDEINAMADAKQANQAWIDLDAALMAKSPNVPLLLERKPLLVGTNIAGAFGHPVWTGTIDYGTVGLKDPSKSQG, encoded by the coding sequence ATGACCAAGCGCACCCAACTCGCCCTCGCCACCGCCCTGGTGGCAGCTCTCGCACTCGGCGCCTCGGGCTGCTCCGACACCAAGAAGGGCAAGGACGGCGCCGCCTCCGGGGTGAACCCCGCCGCCGCCAACGACGGCAAGATCCTCGGCGGGACCCCGGTCAAGGGCGGCACCCTCACCGTCCTGTCCAACCAGGACTTCGCGCACCTCGACCCCGCCCGCAACTGGACGATGCCGACCATGGACTTCGGCACCCGGCTGCTCTACCGCACGCTCGTCACCTTCAAGGCCGAGCCCGGCAAGGCCGGCAGCGAGCTCGTCCCCGACCTCGCCACCGACCTCGGCACCCCCTCCGACGGCGGCCGCACCTGGACCTTCACCCTCAAGGAGGGCGTGAAGTACGAGGACGGCACGCCGGTCAAGGCCCAGGACATCAAGTACAACGTCGAGCGCTCCTTCAGTCCCGACCTCACCGGCGGCCCCGACTACGCCGCCCAGTACCTGGCCGGGACCGAGGGCTACAAGGGCCCGCTCCAGGGGCAGCACCTGGACTCCGTCAAGACGCCCGACGACCGCACGATCGTCTTCGAACTGAAGCGCCCGGTCGCCGAGTTCTCCGCGACCGCCACCCTGCCGACCTTCGCCCCCGTGCCCCCGTCCCAGGAGAAGGGCACCCAGTACGACGCCCGCCCGTTCTCCTCCGGCCCGTACAAGATCGAGTCGTACGACCGCGACAAGAAGCTGGTCCTGGTCCGCAACGAGCACTGGGACCCGGGCACCGACACCGTCCGCAAGGCCTACCCCGACCGCTTCGTGGTGGTCATGGGCCTCAAGGGCGGCCAGATCGACGACCGGATCATCGCCGGCGAGGGCGCCGACGCCTCCACCGTCCAGTACGCCGACATGCGCCCCGAGAGCGCCCCCAAGGTGCTGCCCAAGGCGGAGATCAAGGCCCGGCTGCTCGCCGAGTCCCAGGGCTGTACGGAGATGCTCCACCTGAACAACTCCCGCGCCCCCTTCGACGACCCGAAGGTCCGCGAGGCCATGCAGTACGCCGTCGACAAGGAGGCCGTCATCACGGCGGGCGGCGGCCCCGCCCTCAACGAGATCGCCACCGCCTACCTGCCCCCGGCCCTCTCCGGCGGCAAGCAGGCCGACGTCCTGAAGATCGCCCCGGCCGGCGACCCCGCCAAGGCCAAGGAGCTCCTCAAGGCCGCCGGCAAGGAGACCCTGAAGGTCTCCCTCGCCGTCTCCACCGGCGACAAGGGCAAGGCGGAGGCCATCCAGCAGGGCCTGTCCCGCGCCGGCGTCGAGGTCGTCATCGACACCGTCGACCCGGGCGCCTACTACGACGTCATCGGCGACCTCTCCACCACCCCCGACATGACCCTCACCGGCTGGTGCCCCGACTACCCCTCCGGCTCCACCTGGATCCCGTTCGTCTTCGACGGACGCACCATCAAGGAGAAGGGCAACCAGGGCAACTACAGCCAGTTCCGCGACGAGGCGACCATGAAGCGCATCGACGAGATCAACGCCATGGCCGACGCCAAGCAGGCCAACCAGGCCTGGATCGACCTCGACGCCGCCTTGATGGCCAAGTCCCCGAACGTTCCGCTCCTCCTGGAGCGCAAGCCGCTCCTCGTCGGCACCAACATCGCGGGAGCCTTCGGCCACCCGGTGTGGACCGGCACCATCGACTACGGGACCGTCGGCCTCAAGGACCCCTCGAAGAGCCAGGGCTGA